The Mixophyes fleayi isolate aMixFle1 chromosome 1, aMixFle1.hap1, whole genome shotgun sequence genome includes a region encoding these proteins:
- the LOC142108806 gene encoding taste receptor type 2 member 40-like: MLPIFILASMVILGTSTVIGVFTNTLIIAVNIIDKVKGKALSSSDLILVTMSMSNVLFQFIMLANDFLSFLESDLYFSDEIYTLFTVMLNLPIYSSFWFTVCLSINYCLQIVIFTNPLLIQMKFTVSQLVPLLLMASVLMAMATGIPAAWNLYRDPGNLNTSSNQSVEFSVPKLNVAYLLPCNLLSCSLPLILVGIADGVIINSLVTHNSDRNANGELSPRAHGRMRAARTISCLLILYISFYISEILMFIDAFPPSSPGFCICLIVIYIYSPAQSIVLIFGSPKLKQVYCNLFSGVHGFKKEKTKKSTVLFIKCNL, encoded by the coding sequence ATGCTTCCAATATTTATTCTGGCTTCCATGGTTATATTGGGCACCAGCACAGTAATAGGGGTGTTCACCAACACTCTCATTATTGCTGTGAACATCATAGACAAAGTGAAGGGTAAGGCTCTCAGCTCCTCTGACCTCATATTGGTTACGATGAGTATGTCCAATGTTTTATTTCAGTTCATAATGCTGGCTAATGATTTCCTGAGCTTCCTGGAGAGTGATCTCTATTTCTCTGATGAGATCTATACGCTATTCACTGTCATGTTAAACCTTCCCATCTACTCCAGCTTCTGGTTCACTGTTTGCCTCTCCATCAACTACTGTTTGCAGATTGTCATATTCACCAATCCACTTCTAATCCAAATGAAGTTTACAGTCTCCCAGTTGGTTCCACTGCTTCTTATGGCCTCTGTTCTCATGGCAATGGCTACTGGCATTCCCGCTGCCTGGAATTTGTACAGAGATCCTGGAAATTTAAATACGTCAAGTAATCAGAGTGTGGAATTCTCAGTTCCTAAATTGAATGTTGCATATCTGCTCCCTTGTAATCTTCTCAGCTGTTCTCTTCCTTTAATCCTAGTAGGAATCGCAGATGGAGTGATCATCAACTCCCTAGTGACTCACAATTCAGACAGAAATGCAAATGGAGAGCTCAGCCCACGAGCACACGGACGGATGCGGGCAGCTAGGACAATAAGTTGCCTTCTTATCCTATACATATCCTTCTATATATCAGAAATTCTAATGTTTATAGATGCCTTCCCTCCCAGCAGTCCTGGCTTCTGTATTTGTTTAATagtaatttatatttattctccTGCACAGTCTATTGTTCTTATTTTTGGAAGCCCTAAACTGAAACAAGTCTATTGCAATTTATTCAGTGGTGTACatggttttaaaaaagaaaaaaccaaAAAATCAACTGTCTTATTCATCAAGtgcaacctttaa